TATGTTTTAGTTCCCTATTCTAAAGTAGTAGGAGACCAATAATAGCTCAGTTCCCTTTGTATTATTCTCTGTTCATGGTGCCTGGTTTCAtcatgtggcatgaaaatattTGGTTAGTTACCTGCTGACTCTACACAGTAGTCTTTATAGACAAATGTTAAGATTCCTCATTATGAGATAAGGCCATTAAGGTAAATGATAAGGCTATTAAGGTAAATGGTCTTGTTCTATTGTAAGATAAATTGGCCAAATTCAaccataaaaaaatattaataagaaTGTAACATGGCTCTATAATAATCTCGTAATAAGTAAGTTTGTCTGTGTGCAAGAAATTTCACTGCCTCCATGGTGTTTCCATTCCTGTGCTTAGAGCAGATAGAAGCTCAACATTTAGAAAACTATGAGCTAGCACTGCCGCATCAGGACatgttaaaggagaagttccaCTTCCAGAACGAAAATCTACAGATCATTTCCTCACCCctttgtcatccaagatgttcatgtctttctttctctagttgtaaagaaatgatgttttttgaggaaaacatttctccatatagtggacttgcCCGCAAGTTTGACCTTccagaatgcagtttaaatgcagcttcagatAGCTCTAAACCttgatcccagcccaggaaaaaggctcttatctagacaAACCATCACTCATTTTctaagaaaagtaaaaaaatgtatactttttaaccacaaaatctcgtctagcactagctctatGTGCGTCCGTGACGCTACGTACTATGTAATGGTCACGCGTGACATAGGCGGAGCTACTTGCTgcaagtgacaaaatataaaacGCATGTGTAAAATGTGCCAGAGTCATGTGACTGTTACAGAAGGCAGGGAGTTACTACTAAAATTGTGCACACTGGATTTCACGCTTCAGACGTAACTGCAGAAAACACTTATAGAATCACTGTCATAGTGATTCTGTCATTCACCTGTCCTTCATTCTGAAATTCTTCAGAGACACTAATTTGAATAAATACAAagtacatatacacagatcaggcataacattatgaccacctgcttaatgtataacagccctgacccgtcctgcactgtgtattctgaccgctttctatcagaaccagcattaacttcttcagcagtttgagcaacagtagctcgtctgttggatcggatcacacggggcagccttcactccccacgtgcatcaatgagccttgaccgcccatgaccctatctccaggttcaccactgttccttccttggaccacttttgataagacagtgaccactgcagaccgggaacaccccacaagagctgcagttttggagatgctctgatccagtggtctagccatcacaatttggcccttttggtcgctcaaatccttacgcttgtccatttttcctgcttctaacatcaactttgaggccaaaatgttgacttgctgcctaatatatcccacccactaacaggggccataatgaggagatactcagtcttattcacttcacctgtcagtagtcataatgttattgctgatcggtgtaaatatgacgctaataaattaatttctaaaaaatctctggagagagagagtatataattaattaattgaatatTAAGTGAATAATCTCTATAAAGCCtacagaaggtttttttttattaactgatGTCATTGCTTATCTCAAGGACTGAATTTTTTTATAGAGTAAATTGAAACTAGACTTACTTAAACAGAGCTCTTTTCATAGCAGGCGCTTAATCATACCTCGGTCAGTTTATACATTAAAACGGAAAGCAGGTCAAGATTAACCGAATCATTGGCAATTAATTTCTAATTCTGACAGCTCAACAtagcaaattaaattaaattatgcaTGATAATagaaagtgaaataaatgtattacCTGTAAGGTCCCGTCACTTGCTGCAACTCTCACCAGAAGGTGCTGTACTATTGCTGTGCTTCATGTTAAAGGATGTGATGGATCAGGTGttattttataaactgctaATGTGGCAGACATTTTGGTAAATCACACCAAATTTTTCTAATGGCTAATGTGTTAATTAAAACCAGAACTATTCATGCTATGTATAGCCAGTTCACTAGGCTctaattagatatttatttgaaTTCTTGCAATTATTTCCATGATGCCCGTAGCCTATACACTACTTCTGCGACTCATTTTGTTGTTGCCATGTCTGTCTGCAGTGCACAGATCTTGGCTACCATGTGTCTGTGACACGGGTGATGCGTGGCTACCTGTCCAACAGGAACCGGGCGCAGCAGAACCTCAAGAATGGACTTCAGCAGCTTGAAAGCGCAGTGAGTGCTTTGGACCAGGGCCATGACCGAGATGCCCTGCTGCAGGCCCATAACTCTGCCTTCTGCCTGCCATTCCACTTTCAGCACCAGCCACACGAGGGAGACcaggtaacaacacacacacacacacacacacacatagaaacctaATGTATATCAAAATCTGTGCTAGGGAGATCTGACATACTCcacactcaggtgtgtgtgtgtgtgtgtgtgtaaggtttgtGAGGTGAGTGCTGACTGTCAGGTGAGGTATGAGATGGAAACCAGATACCAGCAGTTGCAGTCCAGGCTGTCTACCGTTACCCTGGAAACAGAGGAGgtacacatcacatctcatatCATCTCTTAATCATCAGCTCTAATAATCACACTATgattctgtttcttcttctttaaatgAATCCTGCCTAATTTTGCCTTGTATACATCAAATACCCATAAGTTAACGATATTTGTGAATACATAGGATATGTTTATAtcgagaaggtgaaggtgaatgATGTCATATTTATCGCATACGCAgactcatttgttttttttccctcaggtCAGTAAAACTCTCAAGGCCACCTATGCTGCTCTCCTGGAGAGTATCTGTGATGATGACTGTAACCCCACCCCTGATGTCTCAGCCAGCCTATCACAAGAGAGCACAGGCGATGGTCCTAATACCAAGCTGAGCCTAACCAAGCGCAGAGCCAATCAGCAGGACACCGAGACCTTTTATTTTAACGTAAGAGTTCCATGTATACAAATGGAGAAACAGGGATGATTTCTGGTTAAAAGCTGTGAACTGacatgttttcattttgttctgttttgtgtgGTTCAGAAAGTGAAGGAGTATCTCAACGGGAGCTCAGTGATTTGCAAACTCCAGGCCAAACATGACCTGTTAAAGGACGCCATACAGaaaggtacaaaaaaaaaagtctgaaccATCTTACTCACTCAGCTGTAAAGGAGCACAGCTTTGGCCTATTTGTAATGATCTCTGTTTACTCTTTGCTCATTTCTCTGTCCTCCAGCTGAAGCAGTTGACAGTGATCCCTCCAGGTACCGTTTAttttccatctgtctgtctgtctgtcctttgtTTTGGTACTGTTTACACATGGATGTGTTGCAGACATACCCTGCCCAAAATCCTGAGCCGTTGAGTTGAATCTGGAGTGTACTCTCTAACTCAGTTAGATAAGACTCGACCTAAAAGGCTTCAGAAAACCATAGATGCATTGGAACGTCCAGCACAccagtgtgcatgtgcatgaaaATGGAGTGCATGTTTGTTACGCGCATGTAATGATGCCATGGTTTCACAGTGCAGTGCCGTGTATGTATTTCCCAGAATGCAGTCTGGTAGGTCAGTGCGTGTGCGGAAAGCCAGGCCTTGCTCCCAGTACAACCACAAACTCTTCTCTGGAAACATGCTGTCCTTCATCCAGGTACAGCTCCACACCATCCTCTAGCTGGATTTACGATGCATTACCGCAAAGCTCCTTTCTGCCACGTTACTCCTCCCTCCAGCTTCTGTGATACGAGATTTCCTGTCACTGACTCTCCAATCATAgtttcagtactgtgtgtgtgtgtgtgtgtgttgcttgcTTACGTTTAGCCTGGCTGAAACGAACAGCTTCTTTGCTTTGCAGTCCCTGGAATTCTTTGCTAGTCTGTACATCCGCATtaaagggggtgggggggggttattAATGAATATGTGATTAATAGCATGAAGCTGTGCAGCCATTTGTAGTGCCATTTTCAAACTGTTCCTAcattaaaatcatatttccCCGTTTCCCCATTTCCCCTGTGGGATCATCTGCCGAAACTGTTCCTGCTCTACTGCTGTGTTTTGTACTCGCATGCTTAAAAGATTGTGTAAAGgaagtgatgtgtcattgtgtattTCTTCCATCAGACTACACTGTTTGGCATCTGTTTTTGGAAAGACTAAAAAAACTATTGTTAGCTCTGTTTACTTCCATGTAATAAAAAGAAACTGCGCATCTGAGGGAGAGCAGGGAAGAATTTCTGTGTTAAAGAAGGAGTGTATTATGGGTTTGCGTTTTAGGCAAGTCTTCAACGATacagttattgttgttgtaacTCACTGTCCTTATTCATTCCTTGGTTACCTGATGCATTGTAATAGACAAAGTGTTCTCCTTGAGCACCATTGCTTCTTCGAGCTTGTCCAAAGATTTGCAGATGCATTTCCACTTATCTTTGGATACAACCATGTTCTGATCACTTTGACTCAATGCTTTATACACCTATCATTCATGCTAATCTATTTACATACACAGGACTCATTTTAAATCCCAAAGTGCATTAAAATAAGGTGGACATCTGGACACCATTATGTGCCCATTCCATGGGTGTTAACATGATGTTGGTCCCCCTGTTCTGTGATAACAGCCTCTACATTTTTAGGAAGTTTTTCTTTCCAGATAATTACTCCCAAGACTATAAATAGACCAAACTTACCAAGatggaaaaaaagtttttagatacactgtattgccaaaagttttgggacacccctccaaatcaggtgttgtttttcaggggttgggctcggccccttagttccagtgaaaggaactcttaatgacaagacattttggacaatttcatgctctttgtgggaacattttggggatgaccccttcctgttccaacatgactgcacaccagtgaccaaagcaaggtccataaagacatggatgagtgagtttggtgtggaggaacttgactgtcctgcacagagtcctgacctcaaccccatagaacacctttgggatgaattagagcggagactgtgacccagaccttctcgtccaacatcagtgcctgacctcacaaatgtgcttctagaggaatggtcaaaaattcccataaacacactcctaaaccttgtggacagccttcccagaagagttgaagctgttatagctgcaaagggcgggacaactccatattacattcatgtgcacgtaAAAGCAGATGTCCCGAAAATTTTGGTAAAATAATATAAGCTTTCCTTGTCTTCTCTGGGTCAGTGTAAGATAAACATCCATTACTAAACATCTTTGTCTGGgacttaaaaaaatatgttttggcTTCCTTTCAAACAGGGCTtcaagtaataaaacacatagcAAATGGAGCTCTCTTATCAGCTCGCTCTTTTTTCCTGACCATGAAAATTTTTATCTCTGGTGTCCTAGCTGGCCACGGCTCAGTACACGTGCATCCTTGATAGCTTCTAGGTGACTGAGAGAGGTGCATGAGCCTGGTGGGACTGCCATCTGGCCTCTGCTTATTCAGCTAGTTTTCACAGTGCCATCTTCTTGTGCAATTTCTCGGAGTCTCTccctttatattattaattaatctgGAGGTCAAACTGCGCTGTGCGTTAACCCTGGCCCGTCTCTTTCTTTGAAGTGGACACTAATCTATGGGACGTACCCTCTTGTTATGCCACACTATTGTATAATGTATTCAGGACTACAGGACTGTTTCTCTTAAATGAGTTATCAGTGTGGGCGGCCTCTTGACTCTAAAATGCACACGTTTCTGCCTGAGTGGTTGGAAATTAGattaatgcagaaaaaaaaagaaaacaggactTGGTTTGCTCCGAGCCATGCTGACAGTGTATTACTGTGAGTGTTTAAGCTGTGGTGTCCAGTTCCTTTGTGTAAATGCATTAAAATTGCTGTTGCTGCTTGCTGAATATAAATGGGGAAGCAAATGTAGTCTTGTGCTAATTGCTTTTCATCTGACTCTTGTTTCTGCTTTTCATCTGTCTCCACTCTCTACCCCTTTCCCCCCattgcttctttctttcctctttccatTTGGTTGccttggtatttttttttctttctgtctgtggaTCTCACACCTTCTCTTGCCAATGCCGCGTTTTCTATTTCTTCTTCCGAATTTTTCCTCCATAACTGTATGGCTGGTCGGTACATCAGGAGAAGGAGGCGGATGTCCAGGACTCAGGTACTGCTTTGCTTGTCCTAGAGAGTCTTCCTCACTACCTACACTCAGGCTGTGCGCACTATTGCACTACTGACTTTAACCTTAGATTAACCTACAGCTATACATATCCATGCCATTTCCTATCTTACGGTCATCTATGCAGTCTTATACTGTTATCATCACAGCTTTGTGACATTCCCATTATTTGTGGCCTCATTCATAGCCACTCATTGCAATTCTAATGATCTCTCTTTCGTATCTACCTGCCCAACAGAGCTCCGGGCAGCAGATTCCCTTAGTGGTGGAAAGCTGTATTCGCTTCATCAACCTCCACGGTGAGTCCAGGCATCAGCCCGCCATGCTTCATGCTGCTAGATGAATTATGTATTTGTAATTCAGATGAATAATATGTTTGCaaatgaaatgtgtttgttttaaggTCTGCATCACGAGGGCATATTCAGAGTCCCGGGTTCTCAGAGCGAAGTCAATAATATCAGAGATGCGTTTGAAAGAGGTACGAAAATTCAGTGGATTTTTATTCTATGATCATTTTCAAACGAATTTTATTTCTGAGTTGTAGTGATTAGTGCACACAGGTGTCCCATAACAATTGCACAGACTTTTGGTTCTGCTAGTGGTGACCACTATGATCCATTATGCATTATTTGGTCATTATTGTTTAGTTGTTATGGTGCATATTTGATCACTTTTAAATGGATGGACATTTCTCATGGACAGCCACACCCAGTCCTCTTCTTCATATGCAAACATCTCAGAGCAGTGCCTGTTAAACAGACGTCCGTACACCTCCTTCCAATAGTAGTTATAGCTGAATGTACTGAATGCTCTCTTAAAAGCAGAGAAGGCCTGGTCGGGCCACATGAATGTCTTGAACATATTTCATTGGAGAAAGGGTGATGATTGAGAACCTAAAATTCCTGCTGTAAATGTTGGCTGCATGACATTGTATGTCCTCCATGATGAATAACTCCTTACAGGGAAGGGGTGTGGAAAATCTACATGTTTCAGGTTTACCTGGATGAGTGTAGTCCATGAGTCTAtccaaggttttttttaatgatttctgGATGTTTTTCCAGTGCTTTGGAGTATTTCAAGTATATCATGATATTAGTTTATCTATGCAGAGTGTGACAGCCCTGCCTTGCATGTCACTAAAGGCACTATTTATTAATGTTGATCTttcctacgtgtgtgaggggtcgccacaacTTGGCACAACTTAcgccttcctgacacaaccctcccattttttatctgggcttgggaccagcactgcctccagtggctggggtttgggctcTGGCTGGGAATTGAACTCGGGCCTTCCGCCTGGTAGGAGAGACTGAGCCACCAGTGTCCTGAAGGCACCATTTATTAATACACGGGAAAAAAAGGAGAGGGCATTAACCAGGCCATAGAGCATCAGAATGTACAGTGGGTAATGGATATCGATATTTGCTGGTGATTTTGTTGATAATAACTTTGCTCACAAATGCAGTTTCAAAGGTTTGTAAGCAGGAAGAGCACCTACTTTATGTTTACTGAATAACAGTTTGGGATTCTGACTGACTGACCTCAGGGCTTTGGCTGGTAATGTTATGAATGGATACACAGATGTAATAAAGGCTGTTATTTCATCCTCTAACCAGGATGATTTCAGTGTATTGACATGCAGCCATGTTTATTGTGGATTCTCTTTATGCTATCGGTTTCAATGCACAGTGGATGATATATGAACTTTCACCATGAAACTTACTATCAGTGGTTGATGAAAAGCCAGCTGGTGTAGGTGGTAGGCCGTGCTGTGGTTTATAAATCTTGGTAGATGTTTAGCAGTGATGTGGTCTATGaagcaaaacagaaaaatgttgtGGTAATAGCAGAGGGGAAAGTCACTGCAGGGCTTCATCACACTGTCCAGTTTGAATCTAAAGGCTGGTTGATTGAGAGCTGAGAACacctttttcattctttttggCATTTACCTGTGTTAAGCTGATCCTCCATGGTGACTAAAGGCTTGAATGGGGACAGGCTTCGTTTTTCCAGCAAGGACTTTATAAAGGcttgtctctatctctgtaaACTCGCTTGCAGGTTTTCTGACTCAAACCGAAAGCAGAAGAACTAAACCCCCTGATACTTTGATTcctgttattattagtagtagtaataatagtagtagtagtagtagtagtaagaaTTAGTTATTATTAGTATGTGTGTCAGAGGTCAATACTGTGCTAATGTTATTCTTCAAACAATCATAAATATCAgagaaatgtatatttattgcaTATTTAGTATGTGAATAAAAATGTCTTTCTCCCAGGGGAAGACCCTTTGACGGACAGCGAGTGTGACATTGACTCAGTTGCAGGAGTTCTGAAACTGTATTTCAGAGACCTGGAGAAACCTCTCTTCCCAGAGGAGAGCTTCAGTCAGCTGATGGAGTGTATCCGTAAGATAACAGTCAggcacttttgtgtgtgtgtgtgtgtgtgtgtgtgtgtggtctaatGAATCGATGTTGTGCTGTTTTATCGTGCTACTGTGCAAACCTTTATAGCTTCAATGATGATTTAGAGCCATAACACGTTATTGATCGGAGCTACTCCAGTGTCTCGCGATGCGATCAGGTTCATGTGTGTTTCTCTAATCCACCTTCTGTGTGTCATCGACAGAAATTGAGAACATAGCAGAGAGCGCAGCACAGATAAAGCTTGTGGTCTCATCCTTCCCCAGACCCCTCATCATCGTCATGCGCTATCTGTTTGCCTTCCTCCATCAGTGAGTAGTGCTGCCTTTCTCTCGAGCACAAATAGGAAACAATACGAAAAATGATTTCCCAATAggacatttcattcatttatttattcaaatataaataatttattgctATCATGCTACATGAAACAATAGGCTTGCGcaatttattaatgttaatttcGTTTGGGTGCGAgcgatacttttttttttgccattttcatGCCCAGAAATTAATGTGGCATTCAATATCTGGTGTGAGAACAATATTCTCAAACAAAATGGTATTTTCTGCACCATCTGCAAACAAAGCCTTTAAAGTCTGTTCCCatatgttgtgttttgtggcTATGGACTAGATAGGCTGCTTTGTCCACTCAAGTaaatactgaatcatttatgCATAAGCCACATCATTATTGTTGTAGTGTACCTTCAGTGTGCCTTGGTATAGATTCTACAACTCCCCAAAATGAATAGCGAAGAATTAACCTTAACTCTGTACATTAGTTGTTAAATTGTTGTTGGCATTTACAGCTTCAAGATGTACGTATATCCAAGATGAGAAATGAACCACTGTAAATATCAAGGGTCCTAGACTGAAAGTGAGAGCCCATGAGTTGTAAAGAAAACTAAAAGACATCCTAGAAATCATGCTGCAGCCATCATTGTGAAAATATCATTACACACAGAATGAAAGGAGCTGATTTGATTGGATGTGGTGATAGCACTGATCACACATGTCTTGACAATCTGTGCATTCTAACACAACCCTTTTTAACGACGCTGCAGATTTCTGCTATAATCTGCTTATAATCTTTTTAGCTGATCATAAAAATGCACATATACACCGACCaagcataactttatgaccactggcctaatattgtgtcggtcccccttttgctgccaaaacagccccaacttcttcagcaatttgagcaacagtagctcgtctgttggatcggatcacacgggccagccttctctccccacttgcatcagtgagccttggccgtccatgaccctgtctccggttcctTCAttgcaccacttttgatagatactgaccactgcaggccaggaacaccccataagagctgtagttttggagatgctgaaGAAATTTACATAAACTCATTTTGCAGTTTCTTTAAACAACTGGAAAGCTGACCAGTTTCAATCAATCTGTGCCTACTGTAGCCTCAGATGTTTGATCATGGCTGACCGGCACCTCAAGGTTCATTGTGTTATGCTTTCTGAGATCATTCCTTTTTTCACCAtggtagccttcctgtcagttcGAAGCAGACTGTCCATTCTTTTTGCTCTTTATTTATAGACATGGTGTTTCTGCACACatcactggatgtttttgtttattggaCCATTCTGATATTTCATCCAATGCTAAATGCTTAAGAATGTATAAAGGTTTATATTGTCTTTAGGCATAatgtaaatacatacatacggtgtgtgtgtgtgtgtgtgtgtgtgcagtgtgtctcaGTACAGTGATGAGAACATGATGCAGCCCTATAACCTGGCTGTGTGCTTTGGACCCAGTCTGCTGAGAGGCGGGGCCGAGTCGGGCGATGCAGTAACTCTGCAGCCCCAGATTAATGCCCTGGTTAAGACCATGATCCTCCAGCATGAGAGCATCTTCCCTGGTCCTGCTGAGTTTCCAGGCCCTGTCTATGAGAAATGCATGACCCTGGAGCAAGAATACTGGTGAGACTTTGCATCACTGGTGGCGTTAACATCTGCTGGTAATGGTAGACTAATTTCCTTGATTAATATCCATTAATATCTGTCTGCAGTGAACCTATTGCAGAGGAGGGTGAAGGAGAGACCGAACATGCTCCAAGTGAAGATGGTGAGGAACTACAGTTCTGCTATAAGCCTGATTACATTTATAGATATTCCTGTGATTCATAATAATGACTAATAATAGTGTAGACATTTCTACTAttcataaaatacattaaaataaacattaaataccTGTGCATTGGGTCAGAAATGCtcatctctgtgtttgtgtgtacattgtCTTGCTTGtgtgctgtttgttttgtgccATCATGTGTGTTCTGTCCATGGGCCATGCTGTGTTGTTTtccttgtgttttgtttgtatatgtgtatgtgtgtgtatgtgtgtgtgtgtatgtgtgtgtgtgtgtgtgtatatgtgtatgtgtgtgtgtgtgtgtgtgtgtatgtgtgtgtgtgtgtgtatatgtgtatgtgtgtgtgtgtatatgtgtatgtgtgtgtgtgtgtgtgtgtgtgtgtgtgtggttgcgcAGAGTGGGAGGCTGTGGCTATGTTTGATTATGTCGCACGGTCTCCAGCCGAGCTGTCCTTCAAGCAGGGGGACCACGTCCTACTCCACAGCAAGGCCTCTGCTGACTGGTGGAAAGGAGAAGTCGGAGGAGTCAAAGGCCTCATTCCTCATAAGTACATCAGTGTGCCTGAGGGGTGAGAATTAATTTATTACAAGATTATTCGTTATCTCTGGTTTGTAATACATATTATTACTATAGACAGTCTTTCAAAAACTGGTCAGAAAACAATCCTGTGCACATTagctcaggtttctcttcaaTCATGAAAAGGAAAGTTGATGAGTTTGATTTGCGCCGCAgcggtggttcaagtggttaaggctctgggttgttggtcAGAGGATCATggctcaagccccagcaccaccacactctGTAtaatagctgcccctgcgctctgaccccaacttcctcagctgggatatgtgaagaaaagaattccactgtgctgtaatgtatgtgtagtgataataaaggcttcttgccctcttcttcttcttctaatgtCCAGAGGAGTAACAACATCTTCATAATGGATGTTTCTGTAATCTGTTGTCAAAATTTGACAATAATGAAGTCAATGATGTGTGGCCTTCAGTAACACACAAAAaaccgaccaggcataatattatgaccacctgcctaatattgtgttggtgctgtcaaaacagccctgacccgtcctgcactgtgtattctgacccctttctatcagaaccagcattaacttcttcagcaatctgcgcaacagtagctcgtctgttggatcggatcacacgggccagccttcgctccccacgtgcatcaatgagcctttaccgtccatgaccctgtctctggttcaccactgttccttccttagatcacttttgatagataaactacaatactttcTCCTCTAATCCAGGGCGGAGCGAAAGCAGGAGCGAGGGAAGAGGGAGGAGAGCCGAGGCGGGAGCACAGGAAATCTAGCTGATGAGCAGCAGCAGGCTGAACACAGCACTCGGTGTGTCATTAACAGAGAGCAGATTTTGACTTATTTTTAACTTCTCCGTTAAAGATTTGAGATTTTAACTGCTGGAATCTTTATGTACCTCACCCCCAGCATGCGCGTGAACAGCGATAGCGCATCACTTCCTGGAAGGCAGCGGGCCGGCAGCGGAGGTGGTGTTGTGGTAGGAGAAGGAGGGGGTAGTGGAAACATCAGTCCAATACGCAAATTCCCCCTTCAGGTACCAGAGGGCCGGCTCTTCTACCCAGCTCAATCACCGGGAGTGGCCCGGCAAATTACAGGGTAGGAGAAAACAACATAccacaatgaaatattagaCTAACAAAAATATATCTCGGTCCATTAGACAGCTTATTACGTTCATCAcattattaaatgaaattaaatagaCTCTAAAGTTAAATGCTCTTGTTTCAAATCTTAGTCTTTGGGTTACTGAGCAGAaagttgggggttcaagcccctaACACCCTATCACCCTATctgttcccctctctctctctctctctctctctctctctcgctgtctcactctttgtctctctctctctctctctctctctctctctctctctctttctctctgtctctctctgtctctctctctttctctctgtctctctctctttctctctctttctctgtctctctctctagtagTGTAATgcatatatgacaaataaaggcttcttctttggATGTCATGGGATGCCATCGCCCTGCTTAAACAAAATACAAAGCCCCcactttttttgttctctttggATGAATTACGGttatttaaatgaaatccaTATTTCATTGTTACGTTTATGATTAATGTAAAGCACACATGCGTCTGCAGAGAAGGAATCAGGGTTCGCTTCATTTTTATAATCGTGTCATGATCATAAATCTTGCTGCTGACTACAAACCATCTGAAACTGTGGCCAAATTAAATCTAGATACTTTGTGAGAGATGGAtcttgttctgtgtgtgtgtgtgtgtgtgtgtgtgtgtttgtgtgacatcTGAATCGTCTGATTAGTTGAAACCTCAGTCTGTTGTACCACAAAATACACTCTGTCAGTCCCTCCACAAgctttttcccttttttgtgGAAAGCTAGCTGAATTGATGAAGCACAGAATTCATCTCAGTGAAGACGCATATCTAAATACTTTCTATGACAGCTGTATTTATGTTCATTGCACGTGAATTGAAGAGAGTTTTGTGTGAAtgcatgttgtgatgatgtcacatgacgtGTCTCGACCCAAATCTGCGGTacttggctaaaaaaaaaaaaaaagtagcaagCTAATTTGATTAT
The DNA window shown above is from Hemibagrus wyckioides isolate EC202008001 linkage group LG15, SWU_Hwy_1.0, whole genome shotgun sequence and carries:
- the arhgap4b gene encoding SLIT-ROBO Rho GTPase-activating protein 3 isoform X2 translates to MTSHGKLRKEKGCLAEYETQIKEVRSQLSEQLKVLDAQLEQKTQQLQDLSDYLRRRGEIEAEYARSLEKLSERFTLKTKKKEHTDQSVSQCWSVLLTQTKQESRDHSSLSEICTTTFTQRLSHCIEDTSRLAKKSKEVGLQMQDELLKVTTELQTALKTYHQYHSECLSAEGKLKEAARLEEKQTGKSSELSVGQSGGQRRSSVKKMERLMEKRQGKVQETQLKCTKARNDYLLNLAAANAAMKKYYLEDICTLIDCTDLGYHVSVTRVMRGYLSNRNRAQQNLKNGLQQLESAVSALDQGHDRDALLQAHNSAFCLPFHFQHQPHEGDQVCEVSADCQVRYEMETRYQQLQSRLSTVTLETEEVSKTLKATYAALLESICDDDCNPTPDVSASLSQESTGDGPNTKLSLTKRRANQQDTETFYFNKVKEYLNGSSVICKLQAKHDLLKDAIQKAEAVDSDPSRMQSGRSVRVRKARPCSQYNHKLFSGNMLSFIQSSGQQIPLVVESCIRFINLHGLHHEGIFRVPGSQSEVNNIRDAFERGEDPLTDSECDIDSVAGVLKLYFRDLEKPLFPEESFSQLMECIQIENIAESAAQIKLVVSSFPRPLIIVMRYLFAFLHHVSQYSDENMMQPYNLAVCFGPSLLRGGAESGDAVTLQPQINALVKTMILQHESIFPGPAEFPGPVYEKCMTLEQEYCEPIAEEGEGETEHAPSEDAELSFKQGDHVLLHSKASADWWKGEVGGVKGLIPHKYISVPEGAERKQERGKREESRGGSTGNLADEQQQAEHSTRMRVNSDSASLPGRQRAGSGGGVVVGEGGGSGNISPIRKFPLQVPEGRLFYPAQSPGVARQITGLQERRHTLDSVRPIGGTAERQTVQSVDKEVTRQMNSVFKELLSRQPPQDSNVSPAMPSSSTSSSSSSSSASSAPSRQSIKKAAGFSLRSRGLFRPSDQQD
- the arhgap4b gene encoding SLIT-ROBO Rho GTPase-activating protein 3 isoform X1; this encodes MTSHGKLRKEKGCLAEYETQIKEVRSQLSEQLKVLDAQLEQKTQQLQDLSDYLRRRGEIEAEYARSLEKLSERFTLKTKKKEHTDQSVSQCWSVLLTQTKQESRDHSSLSEICTTTFTQRLSHCIEDTSRLAKKSKEVGLQMQDELLKVTTELQTALKTYHQYHSECLSAEGKLKEAARLEEKQTGKSSELSVGQSGGQRRSSVKKMERLMEKRQGKVQETQLKCTKARNDYLLNLAAANAAMKKYYLEDICTLIDCTDLGYHVSVTRVMRGYLSNRNRAQQNLKNGLQQLESAVSALDQGHDRDALLQAHNSAFCLPFHFQHQPHEGDQVCEVSADCQVRYEMETRYQQLQSRLSTVTLETEEVSKTLKATYAALLESICDDDCNPTPDVSASLSQESTGDGPNTKLSLTKRRANQQDTETFYFNKVKEYLNGSSVICKLQAKHDLLKDAIQKAEAVDSDPSRMQSGRSVRVRKARPCSQYNHKLFSGNMLSFIQSSGQQIPLVVESCIRFINLHGLHHEGIFRVPGSQSEVNNIRDAFERGEDPLTDSECDIDSVAGVLKLYFRDLEKPLFPEESFSQLMECIQIENIAESAAQIKLVVSSFPRPLIIVMRYLFAFLHHVSQYSDENMMQPYNLAVCFGPSLLRGGAESGDAVTLQPQINALVKTMILQHESIFPGPAEFPGPVYEKCMTLEQEYCEPIAEEGEGETEHAPSEDEWEAVAMFDYVARSPAELSFKQGDHVLLHSKASADWWKGEVGGVKGLIPHKYISVPEGAERKQERGKREESRGGSTGNLADEQQQAEHSTRMRVNSDSASLPGRQRAGSGGGVVVGEGGGSGNISPIRKFPLQVPEGRLFYPAQSPGVARQITGLQERRHTLDSVRPIGGTAERQTVQSVDKEVTRQMNSVFKELLSRQPPQDSNVSPAMPSSSTSSSSSSSSASSAPSRQSIKKAAGFSLRSRGLFRPSDQQD